The following are encoded in a window of Brevibacillus sp. DP1.3A genomic DNA:
- a CDS encoding response regulator transcription factor, whose product MKLTILIADDDPHVRELLRFYLAKEGYNVLVCVDGNEASQLLEQESVQLAIVDVMMPGKNGWELCREIREFYDLPVIMLTAKGEVRDKEKGFLAGTDDYLTKPFEPTELLYRIKALLRRYQMVSKQIIVMNDTVIDRISHVVKVKEELIHLPLKEFELLAQLASFPDRIFTRDQLLELVWGGDTESDSRTIDVHIKRLREKFTEKTNDFVISTVRGLGYKLEVRGV is encoded by the coding sequence ATGAAACTGACGATTCTGATTGCAGATGACGATCCACACGTACGTGAGCTATTGCGATTTTACTTAGCAAAAGAGGGATACAACGTCTTGGTTTGTGTGGATGGAAATGAGGCTTCGCAGCTGTTGGAACAGGAGTCTGTCCAGCTCGCCATCGTGGATGTGATGATGCCAGGTAAAAACGGCTGGGAGCTGTGCCGGGAGATACGGGAGTTTTACGACCTCCCTGTTATTATGCTAACGGCAAAGGGAGAGGTGCGGGATAAAGAAAAAGGTTTTTTGGCGGGGACGGATGATTATTTGACCAAGCCATTTGAGCCTACCGAATTGCTGTACCGCATCAAGGCCTTGCTGCGTCGCTATCAGATGGTCAGCAAACAAATCATCGTCATGAACGATACCGTCATCGATCGTATCAGCCATGTCGTGAAGGTGAAAGAAGAGTTGATTCATTTACCGTTAAAGGAATTTGAACTGCTTGCCCAGCTTGCCAGTTTTCCTGATCGGATTTTTACCCGAGATCAACTATTGGAGCTCGTGTGGGGCGGCGACACCGAGAGCGATAGTCGTACCATCGATGTGCATATTAAGCGGCTGCGAGAGAAATTTACAGAGAAAACAAATGACTTTGTCATTTCTACCGTTCGCGGCTTAGGCTACAAGCTGGAGGTACGAGGCGTGTGA